AGCCTCAGCACTGCCGGTTCTCCTGCTGGCCTCCACCACCCTGGTGCTGGCCTGGGCCGGTTTCCCAACGCTGCTTAAGCACAGGGAGCCCGGAGCTGTTGTTGTTGGCAGGGAAGCTCTTGCACAAGTGCTACCTAGTTACACCAATGAGCACTTggagcagccagccctgagctCCCTGAGCCCGCTGGTACTGGGCCGTGTGCTGATACTGCTGGAGTCTGGCTCAGGTGCACCTGCAGACGCAGCAGGAGGTGAAGATGCGGATGATGGGGATGGCGATGCGTGTGATTCGCACCGACGGCTTCCTGGCTCTCTACAATGGCCTCAGCGCCTCACTGTGCCGGCAGGTGAGTGCCACCATGCCCCCACAGTCCCTGGTCTCCTGAGGCCAGCACAGAGGCCCTGCGGTGTGGCACTGCCCACCACaactggcagctgggctggagatgacaggctgcaggcacccagcaggCTCATTCTCCGTCTCCAGATGACATACTCCTTGACTCGCTTCGCCATCTATGAGACTGCACGGGACCGCCTGGGCCAGGGGACCCAGGGCCCTCCCCCCTTCTACCAGAAAGTGctgctgggtgcagtgggaggtgagcaagggagaaggtctCTCATCCCTGAGCTCCCCCAAATTGAGGAGCCCCTTGACCCCAGCTCTCCCTTCTTTGGCTGCAGGCTTCACCGGTGGATTCGTGGGGACCCCAGCAGACATGGTGAATGTCAGGTCAGTTCTGCCCACCTCCTGGTGAGGAAGGCTTATGACTAGAGTGCCACCACTAGGATGGTGAGGTACTCCTTGTGTTCCTCACAGcctgaccaggctgccctgtGGTTGGTGGCTGAGTCGCAGAGAAGAGGTGGTCTGTGCCCCAAAGGCCTAGAATTGTTCTGCCATGTAGTGTAACAGCCCTAGGCCCCAGCATGGTCTTCATGAGGGTGTGGGGTAGGAGACAGCTTGCTTGTCCCTTTGTAAAggcccagcctgtctgctgggCCTCTGCCTGGTACCCTGATCAGAGgcaagcctgctccaggtccccAGTCTGGGGGGAACAGTGGGCACCAGCCTCCACCTCACGCcatgctgctctgccttccaggATGCAGAACGACGTGAagcagccccctgccctgcgGCGCAAGTGAGTGGGGGTCCAGAGCGGCAGAGACAGAGTTGGTAGGGTTGGGGCTCCCTAGGGGCTGAGGCAGTTGAGTGAGGGTTCGAGCCTGAGCCCGAGCTCCCGTGGGGACTGAGACAGCGGGAAAGCGAGCCGGCATTGCTGGGTCGCAGGTCTATGTGGCCGCGGGGGGGCAGCACTGAACCGGTGTCACAGCACTGTTCTCCGTGGGCAGCGGGTCCGGGACCGGGACCGGGACCGGGACCGTGGCTGTGGGCCTGGGAGTTGCAGCTGTCCGTACTGGGCTGCTGGGGTGTTGGGGAGCCTCTGGCCCTGACTTCTTCCCCTCTCGCTCCCTCCAGCTATTCCCATGCCCTGGATGGCATGTACCGTGTCCTCCGGGAAGGTGAGGCCGTGCCAGCCGGGGTAGGGTGAGCGCGTCTGGGGTGTCCTTGCTGGCACTGGGAAACTGTGGCAGCAGTGGCCTAGGGTGCCCCGAATCGGAGCAGGGAGAACGGACAGAGGGTGGCCATGGGATCCGTGAGGCCCATGGGACAGGGGAGACAAGGGTCTGGCAAAGGCCAGCACCTCTGCAGGATCTGTCTGGGGCAGGACTTGGCAGCCTGTCTGTACTCCAGCAGGGAAGAGGGACCTGCCGGGAGCTGCCGTGGAAAATCATGAGAGCAGTGGGtgggaagcagaatgaatggCAGCAGGGATGAGGAAGGGCTACTCCAAAggattgtccttctctgcagcataTCTGCTGTGTTTTAAGCACAGTTGTGTGAGGAGGTTGGGACACAGACAGGGTAGGGAAGGAGACTCTCATAGGAAGGGAGCATGAGGGATGTCTCAGGACGTGTGCTGATCCTAACCTGTCTGTCCACAGAGGGCTTGAAGAAACTCTTCTCAGGAGCTACGATGGCATCCAGCCGGGGAGCCCTGGTCACTGTCGGGCAGGTAGGATATCTCTGTTGGGTAATAggtgccagggaagggacaAGGATAGCTCCTAGCACGGTGAGGAGAGGGAATGCATCACTAACATGCCATgtctccacagctctcctgttaTGACCAGGCCAAGCAGCTGGTTCTCACGACTGGATTGCTGTCAGACAACATCTTCACTCACTTTCTGGCCAGCTTCATTGCTGTGAGCAGGGCGGGGTGTGGGGAGGTAGCTTTGGAGCTGGGTtacctgcagctgggctgagactgccagagctgcttcttGGGATGTTGATGGAGCAGGACCAGGCACAGAagctcctgtaggcctcctggcatgggtggggggggtggccCAAACTGagctctggctctctgcagtgaCTGTTGTGATCACTTGATCACCGGCACCTTCCTGGGTTTCCTTCATGAGCCCCTACCCTGTGCTGAcccctgctgtccccagggcGGATGTGCTACATTCCTGTGCCAGCCCCTTGATGTGCTCAAGACCCGCCTCATGAACTCCCAGGGCGAGTACCGGGTGAGCAGCCTGTCCTATCCCCTTGGCCTAATGCCCTTCACTTCTtggctcctcctcacctctctcCCTCTTGCTTCAGGGTGTTGCCCACTGTGCCATGGAAACTGCCAAGCTTGGCCCCCTCGCCTTCTACAAGGTGCCTGGCTGGGAATGCTGGGGTGGGCTCTTAGGGTGGATTTGGGGAGCCTGCGTtgggctgggagcagtggtTAAGACCTGGAATAGTTCTAGGGCAAGAGCCTTCCTGTCtgtgctgcctccagcagccttcacCTGCCAGGCCCACATTCTGAGCCAGGGCTGTGGGATCTGAACAGGCTGTGACTGAGGCTCTGCGTacactgcagtggtgccagcactgatgtGTCTGGGGCAGAGGGGCTGATGCATGGTGCTGAAATCTGTGTTCACGCCCATGGCTCTCTCACTGCCctagcaggctctgctgccaccaaGCCCCCAGCTCACCGGAGCTCTGCCACATGCCCATGCAGCACTCCCCCGTGGGATGGGCTGCCGGCCACCCTCGGACAAGTTCACACTGACTCCCTGTTCTTGCTGTCTCCTTCCAGGGTTTTGTTCCTGCTGCCATCCGTCTCATTCCTCACACTGTCCTCACCTTTGTCTTCCTGGAACAGCTACGCAAATATTTTGGGATCAAAGTGGTCACCTGAACAGGAGAGACAAGATTCTGCCTTGCCCCAGGGGGGTGAGCGTGCAGGTCACCACTGAGATCCTAGAACTCCCCTCTGCTGTCTGGGGCCAGTGCCGCTCCCCTGCCCCTTATCCCCACTCCTGTGCCTTGCCAATGCCTGTGGCCAGCCAGACCAGACTCCACTCTCTCACCCCAGTTCTTAGCATCTCCTTTATTTctgggatgctctccagcctcatCCCCACTCTGCACTGTTGgcttggggtttattttgctcttctcacaggccACAGGTTCAGTTCTCACTATGTTCAGCCCTGTTCCCTATGtgcctccagactgcactgTCCTGGGGGAACGGAGAGTCCAGCCTGgtcacagagctggggaggccaGGGGCCAGAGGGGTCAGCAGAGCTGGTGTGCTTCCATCCTCGCCTGCCAGAAGCAAGGCCCTGTCCTCCCCTAGTGCCTCTGACCCACTGCGCTCTtttgctgcccccagcacagcctggccactCCAAacctgccagtctctccccaaaCTCCCTCTGACTCTGCTTGGCCAAAACTTGCCAGCACCCAccggctgctgggctcttcagGGATTGTGCCTCATACCAATGAAGATGGTGAATAGAGCCTGGGGGTGAGGGGCAGCTGATTCATCCCCCTGCCCTTGGCTAGGgcaaggctggcagctgcccagtTGTCTCCTGGCTTCAACCAGGGCCAGGCAGTGTGGCTCAAGGATCCATCTCTCACTAACCCAGCCTGGGGTGGGGATGTCCATGCAGCCCTGTGGCCTCATGCCCCTCCCTCTGTAGCATTCAGTTCCCCATGATCCCCCTCACTAGTGCCCTGCATGTGGGTGCTGTGGGCACTAGTCCCTCTGGCCTGTGCACCCCTGTGCATAGTGGTCCTGAGGGATCGAAGAACTGGAATATTTGTGACTTTAATAAAGGGTGAAACAAGCACAGAGCCTTGTGTGCTGTTTGTGGGTGAGTTCTGtatcctctcctgctgcagccagaccTGGGCACTGAGCTCTTCAGGAGCGCAGGGAGGGGTGCAAGCCTTCTCCCCATCCTGTGCCCCTAACTTAACCCCAAGGACATTGTATCCCCATGAAGCTGGGATTTCCCtgggccagccctgccccaagctgtgcccagtctcagcagagctgtgccgagGGCACCCGCCTGCCTCAGCCTTGTCGCTGGAGCTGCCTCCAGGAAGTGGCACTAATTGGGCTCCAGCAGGCGGAACAGAGCCAGCCTTGGGACAGCAGGGAAGTGAAAGCTCATCACCATAACGAAGTCTAATGATGCTGGCTGGCATCACTGCTTTgttcctctgcctgcccctgtgacagggctgtgggcaggtaAGCATGAGGCAAGCTGAGCCATTTTcttgtgaggggctggagttgCCACCCCAACATCACTACCAGAGCTGATGGGAACTACTCTGCACCTGTGCAAaggccagcacagagcaagaaaacgatggagctgcagagccttgCCCTGGCTGCCATTACACTCctgaaatgaagttgtttggtCCTGTGCTGGACAGGGGCAGGGATGCTCCAGCTGGTGCCACTGGCCATGCCAGGCCTGTACTCCTGATACTCACATCCCGTCTTCCACATACCCTATGGTGGCAGCCACACCACAGCCACGCAGGCAGGACAACATGTGCCAGACACAGCCTAGAGCACAACGCGTCCGGCAGCTGCTTGCTTGGTGCTGGAGCTTCTTATCTCTGAGCATCGGGGAGGCCTCGGGACTGTCAACAACCACTGCCTGCGGTGTTTGCACTCACTGTAGCTGCTGGGCCCCTCCTGGTCTCACCCTCCTTCtgcccagccctccctgcccaagcCTCGGGCCCTGCTGTCCGGAGGGAATTCCCCCTGTCACCCCtttgcctgccctgggcaggcctgGGGCTGACactcaggctcctcctggccCAGATCAGGGTGCCGGTTGGCTGTGGGCTGACCACCTGCAAGTCCCAGGGTGTGCCCAGCGGGGGGCTTTGCAGAGCGCTGGCAGCTGAGCCGAGCGGGACCCTGGCTCTGGGGTACACCGGCTGGGGGGCTCCAGGTTGGAGGACACTGTGTGTACCCGAGCTGTCCCGGCTGCGCGGGGACAGAGACCGAGGTAAATCCTTTTGTGCCAAAGGGCAGCGGCAGGGGTGGCTGTTGGTATTCCCCAGCTGTTGGCACCTCTTCCCAGGCCACGCTCCAGCCGCAGCCCGGTGAGCTCAGTGTGGCAGACTCGTCCGTTCGCTGCTGCTATTTACCCGGCTGGGCTGTAGCGGGACAGCGCAGGCGGACACGGACCCGTCCCCACCGGCGGCGGCCGGAGCCTAGAGATTAAGGCGGCTCCCGGCTGCACGGCCGAGGCTTGTCCGGGTTCTCCCGAGGGAGTCGAACCCTGCAGACCGCCGTGCGGAACTGGAAGGGAAGGGGGCGGGGGCTTGTGACAGCGCCGGGAAACCCGCAGGGACCACACGAGAGCCCCGAGGACCCACCGCCTTCCCGCGGCACCAAGCGCGGGGCTGCACCGGCTCCCGGAGCCGCAGGTGTCCCAGTCCCTGTCCCTCAGGGGCCTGTTACAGTTCAGCTGCCCCCGCCAGCGAGCCCAGCCGATGCCCGGCAGCGGGGCGGGGCGAAGGGTCCGGCGGCGAGGATCGGCGGCGCGGACAAGCGCCGGTGTCTCCGCAGCTCTCGGGCGCGGTCGCCGGTGATTCGGGATCGTGCCGCGCCATACCCAGAGCCGTGCACCCAAGACTGGCGGCAACGGGAGGGGCCGGGGGCACAGGGCTGCGCCCCCGCTACCCCTCCCCGTGCTGGCGGGAGGAGCGGGGCGGCGGGACACGGCTCCTCGCCTGCAGTCCCTCCCCCCGCGTCGGTCCCTCCCCCCGAGCCGCCACAGCCGCCGCCGCGGCTCCGGCAAAAGTTTTCGCCGGAGCGGCCGAGAGTGCCGGTGCCAGTCCCGGTTCCGGCCGGCACCGAGATGCGCCCTGGAGCCGCCGCGAGCCCAGCCCCGACAGGTACGGGGGAAGGCGGGGATGAGGGAGGGGAGCGCCCACCCCCGCAGCCCTGAGGCTGCCTGTTCGGTGGGATGCAGCACGCCCCGTCGAGGGGATCCACATCTAGTGTCACGGCTGCACATGCCCGGGGCGCAACCTGAGCCCCGTGAATCCTGAGCATCAGCTTCCAAAGCCGTCCCGGTGCTGGGTGATGGCCCCGGTGGAGTCGAGTGGTGTCCTGGGCTAGGCAATCCGCGTCCGGGCTGTGCCTGTTCTCTGCTTGAGCCACTGCCCCTGTCACGTCGGGAAGGAgctctgcccttgggcagtTCGGCACCCTTGGGTGCTGCTGTGAACTCCAGCAGTGTGATATCAGCGGggttctgctgtgctgggagcatgTCCCGGAGAAACCCCTCTCTGAAGTGCCACCCATTGGGTGTCCCTGCAGTGGGCACACGGTGCTGTGGCTTTCTTGCTGAAGGGCTGAAGCAGGGGACACTTCCCCTCAGCCCCCCAGTTTCCCCAAGCTCTCTGGGTGCTGCCGGGGCCCATTGCGAGTGCCCTTTGTGACTCTGTCCCAAGCTCTGCTGTGTCAACACGGTGTTGGTAAACGGCTTTGTTTAACCAGGACATGGTGGGTAGGTGACCTTGCCGCCCTCGTGGCTGGAAGCGCATCTCCAAAGCAGCTGTGAGATCACCTCTGCCTGGCGCTGCTTTCCCAGCCCGGCTGCTCCCTCGGGGTGGCCAGGGAGAGCCGCGCACGGCAGTGTCAGGCCAGCTCCCCCTAAGCCATGGTagctggatgggcagaggtaGCGGCGTCTGCTGCTTCCTAGGCAGTGCTATTGACCTGCGTCTGCCCAGCACCTTGCCCTGTAGGTGGTAACATAGCCTTGGTGCCTCGCACAGCACTTGACAGTTTATGCTGTGTGTGTTCTGACCCCTGCCAAACTCAGTGAGTGCCCCTGAGATTTTCTCAGCTTTATCTGTGCATCAAAGGGAAAATATAGGGCCTGCAAGACCCCTCCTTGGTGTGTTAGTGCcgccccagctgccagcccctgcccttcccACCAATCCCTGCTCCTTTCTGCACACTGCggtacagattttttttttaatgctctgttgcctggagaggggaaaagagaaaaggttgAATGGAGAAGAGGCAAAATGTGGATTAAAAATAGTTAATGAAAAAATGTGACCGcaagccctgagcagcagcgCAGGGCTGAGACCAGCCACTGAGCATGGCATCCTGCCCCTCgctgtgccaggcagaggcaggaacaGGGGCAGAGTCAGGGTCTCATCAAGCCAGATGCCAGGAAGATGAGGTGGCCGCTCTGCTGTCCCCCTGTGCTCTTCCCCTGCATCCCGCCCAGTTCCGCATCCCTCTCCTCCAGAGCCCTTGTACTTGTCTTTTTGTCTCAGTCCAGGCCaggtctgggcaacctggctgccagaaggcacctctggacaGCCAAGCACGAGTTttgcactgcagcacctctgcctctggattggctgtgcccaggtgcccaggtTCCTTGGGACCCTTCTAGGACCCAGGACAGGCTGCTGTGTGCTATGTCACTTGAACATCTGCCCCTGAACAGATCAAGGTTTGAGCTCAGCCCTCAGTGAAGTACTGGAGGTTGTCTGCAGCTCGGTGCTGGCCGTGGCGTTCACTTGTgccatgagctgctcaggggagGCGGGTGCTGAGCTCCTGGTGCAGGCGTGCGTGTGCATACGCCTGCCTGCACTGACCTTTTCCTAGGCTTTTCCCAGGCTTTTCCCAGCCCCGTGCTTCCCCTGTGACACGCTAACCACGCGTGCCATGCTGTGTCGCTCGTACCATCCTCCTCTCTTTGATGGGCTTCTGTGCAGTGTGATGAACAAGAAAAACTTGTTTCCCTGAGCAAGGGCTGAGGTGCTCTGTGGCTCAGCATCCCCTTGGCAGAGCCTGCCAAGCAGCAAGGCTATCTGACCATTGCTCAGCTGTCCAGCCGTGTTTGCCAATCACACACTCCTTCCTTGGTACCGGGACAGCTGTGGAGGATGCCCTTACCCATCCCTTTTGGCAGCAGGCATGGAGGTGATGCAAAGCGTTTGTCCTGATGGCACAGATGTGAGTACTGTTTGTTTGCATCCTCTGTAGCTGTTGACGAAAATGCTGTCAGGGCTGGTTTAGGTTTTCTTGGTCCAAAGTGACACAGAATCCGACACCGTCGGTGCCTGGTGACGTCGGCTCCCTCTGTGTGCCGCTGCCCAACGTTTCCGCGATCAGGTAGCTCTGTCCGCAGCAAAAGAGCTGCAGACTTACAGCATGAGGGCTGCTCCAGAcagttcagctgctcctctgctgccgaAGTACATGGTACTCACTTCCCGTGGGAGGATTGGAACAATTGTGGGTTGCAGGTGGGGAGCAGGAAGGCGTCCCTCGGCTCTGGGCAGAGACACCGTTGGGGACAGCATGGTGTGTGGGTCAGACTTCCTGGATCTCCCCATTGTGtctgtctccctcagcctcttgttctggtgggaaGTGGAGCAGGATCGGCAGTGCCAGGCTTGCACTGGCATAGCATCAGCTCTGGCCCAGCACtatcccctcccctgccaagTGCTGAAGCCCCTGCCGCGCTGGCTTGTAGCTCTGAGCTCAAAGCCAAGCCAGCCGTGGAAAATGCTGCATTAACGCGCTGGGGGCTAATCCCTGTGTCCGGAGGGTGTGCAgctcccaccaccacctccagagCATGGCATGGACCTACACTGCCGGAAAACCATGCTTCCACTTCAGCTGGGAACGTGAGAGCTCCACGGGCTGGGGCGGGGGGGCGCTGTGTCAGTGTCCCAGTGCTTATGTGGGACTGTGGATGTGCCAGAGTGTTCCTAGGTCACGTTGCAGATGCCCATGAGTGTCCCCGTGGAGGCTTCATGGAGCTGCTGATCCATGTGGCAATTGGACACAGTGATCCCAGATGTGGAGTTTGTTCCCTTGCACGTGTGATGGCACCAGAGCCAGGGTAGCAATATCCCCAGGGAAGCCGACCTAGGTGGGAGGAGAAGAGTGTCTTgcccccaggcagggctggatgctcaGCTGGCCACGGGGGTCCagtcagcacagagctgctgcagggcagtgcagaggCTGCACTCACACGGGTAAGGGGCAAAATCCCAGCACAAGCCTTTTCCTGTCCATTCCCTAGTCTTGGAGCAAtgctgcagtggtggcagcagtgtgccctggtgttGAGCATGCCCTCTACCCAGGCTGTCTGCCCTggcacccctcctgccagcacatCATGGACCAGTGGTTGCTGGGCCAtgagcagcagatcaagggagaagAAGGAGTCCTTGCTTTGGCCCCACCACTGACAGGTCTGGCACTGCTTGCTCAGGAAGGCTTTAATGCACAAACTTAGGTGCCAGCAACTACCCCACTGCCCCCCATCCCAAGGGTGGATGATGGTGCCTGTGTCTGACATCTCCAGCCTCCCAGCAGTGGGGCTGTCAGCACTGAGCCCCTTCCCTGTGTGAGCACAACACCCTGGggctcctctttcctcctctcctatcACAGGCACAAGatccccccttcacggctgtgacagcccagcctctgcagggGTCAGCAGCCGCAGAGCCATGACACAGGAACATGCCTCATTGCCCAACACCAGCACGGGGCAAAAGTCCCCTGCACACCCAGTGTGGCCCCAGCAGATGCACCCGCTCTCATGCTGGGCACCCTCCACCCAGTGCCTACAACTCAGTGTGGGTTGGGAGGTATCCCCGGAGACTGGCCCCAGTGGGTGAGGCGCAGGAGACAGGAAACATGGCACCTGAAGCCATCTGGGCACAGCATTGTGAGGGGCTGTGGTGACATGGAGTCAGGTCCCTCCTGTGACACTGCTTTTGGCAGCAGTGGGCATGGCTGAGAGGGGCTTTTAGCATCAGCGACCACTACTCCAAGCACTGTGGGCACTgatgctgggcagtgccagctcctggggaggTGCTCAGCACTTCCAGTGGTCAGAGCCACTCCAGAGCCCACCgtcacagctgtgctggaccACTTCTCCTTCCGTGCCACTGCCTGTTTGCACCAAAGCAGGGATGAGTGGTCCATGGCTGCGCATGCACACCCACGTGTCTGCCAGAAATAGCTTGTGTCTCTGAGTGCAGCATGGGGTGGCTGAGCTGCCGGGGGGTCTCTTGCACTGTGAGGCATGGGGGGCTTGTATGGCactgttgctgtgcagcaccatgGGCAGCTGGGGCAAAGGGTCTGGGCAGGGCCCCACTGTGAGGGGGAGCCCTGTGCTGGAGGCGAGGAGCGTGACTGGCCCCTGCGCCAGGACCCCTCACCCAGTGCAGTCTGCCCAGCTTGGCCCTGCAGCAGGATTGGGGCTGGGGAGTGGCTGCCAGCCCGGGGGGAGTCTAGGGCAGAGGCCTCCCCGCTGCTAAATCCCATTGCAGGCAGCTAAAAATAGAGACACCTCTGCCCCAAAGCTGCCTCCCTGGCCGGAGAGGGGCTGGCAGCCAGTTTGCTGCTGATGCCCAGGAGGAGCCTTTCCTCCTGGGACAGGGAtgcctgggcagaggctgggcatGGGGAGATTCCCATAGGTCTGGGGCATGGACAGCAGCAAGATGGGGCAGGTGGGATGTTGGCatggggcaggcagaggaatCAGGACAGGAATGCTTGTGTGGGGTTGGCAAAGGGACAAGGACAGAGATGCTAGTGTTTGGCTGGCAGAGAGATGAGGACAGGGATGATGGTGCGGAACTGACAGGGGTGAGAGGACACGGATGCTGGCTCGGAGGTGGTGTGGGGCAAGGACAAGGATGCTGACGTGGGCAGGTGGTTGCCCACCAAAGATCCCTGTTCCCAGAGCCCACCCAGTGAGGACTGTCCCAGGAAGCAACTCCTTCTGCCCTGGGAGTGTCTAAATAAGGCGCGCGCCGGCAggtccagctccagctccttgagCTGCATCTGGAGCCCCACACACTGATTAATGAGCTTCTCAGGCAGCCGCTTGTGACATGGTGAGTGGGTCTGCACGGAGGAAAAACGACTTTCCCAGGGATAAAAATAGGTCTGGACAGAGCAGCTagccctgggagtgctggctgGTCAGGGAGTGCGATGCTCCGGCTGGGAGGCTGGGTGGGGGGTGGTCCTGCAGTGTCTGCGTTGTCTGTACCAatcccccccagcctggctgccctcacCCCACAGGGCCGTGCCATGCCGTGTGGCTGCCGTCAGAATGGCCCCTTGTCGGAAGAGCTGAAatcctgctcagcagctccgTAACCCGCTTAGGAGGGAATTACAGCGCCTCGTGAGCTGGGCTCTGTGCGGGGAACTCCCGGGTGCTGTGTGGGACGAAGCTCTGCGtctctctcctgagctgggggtgctggggccaCGGCGGCATGGCCAGGCAGAGTCCTCAGGCCATGGCAGCCCTGCAAGCCGGGGATCCCTGCAGGTTAATGATTAAGCAGACCAGGGCAGGCAGCCATCCCCATTCCCCATCCCTATCCCCACCCCTGACTGTGTGCTGTCAGCTCCTTGCCTCAAGCATGGGGTGCTTGGAGAGACACCCTGTGGAGCAAGCCGTCCCAGGGGCTTGGCCACTTCTGTTAACGGAAGCAGATCTGAAACTGGTGCTGCCACGAGTGGTGGGAAGGGGAGGCAGCCGGGGTACCCGTCCCAACCCTGAGAAGATGCTCAGGTGTGAGGAATCCCCTGCACGAGGTGCTCTGGTCACAGGGGCTGGGGACTGGCTCAGCTGGCAGAGAGGTGGTGTGCCTACAGTGTGATGAGTCCTGTGGAGAACCAGCAGGTACACAGTGGCATGCTGGAAAATGCACAAACAACAGAATGAGTGCTCAAGCCAGGCAGGGTCGGGTAAGGACGGGGACAGGAGCATGGCACCACGATTAGggctggctctgcactggggcCGCCTCTCCTCCGGTGCCCGCCTGCCCCCCAGCCGCCTGTCTCCCAGCTTTTCCCGGGACGGGTCCCACCGCCTGCATCCCGGTGACCCGGTGTCTCGTGCACAGGGTCACCCACACGCCAGGGCCCTCCccgccagagcagaggagctgccgaGGGCTGGTAAGAAGCCAGGCACCCCACACTGCTCCCCATGCGGCTCGCAGCCCGGTGGAGGGATGTCCCAGCTGCATCTcttcagcatcctgctgctgctgctgctctgctgccaggtaagaATGGGCCACCCTGCGCGAAGGTGCTCTGCCCCACACCCAGCCCATTGCTTGCCCCTAAGCTGCCACCGAGCAGCCCCTCCCCATGGCAGCCCCTGGCCACGGCACACTGTGCAGTGGATGCTGCCCTTTCCTGTCTGTGCTGCTATCCATATGGCCTGGCATAGATGCACTGCATGGCATCTTAGCCCACACTCACCCATGGCCATTCCTACACTGGAgtcactgccctgcccagcacagtggACCCCAGGGGCAAGGGTGACCCTCCCTGGCGCCCCTAGGGTTCCTCTGCCCAGATCATGGATTTTGTCCTTGAGAGCTGGAAGGCATACAGTGAGGAGTGCCACCGCAACATGAGCCACCTGCCCACGCCCACAGGTGAGACCCAGCAAGAGGGGGATAAGGGGTAGCAGGACCATTGTGGGGCCTGGCATCTGGCTCCCTGCACAGGAGATGCCACAAGTGCTGCCATGTCCCATCCCTCCTCAGAGCTGGTCTGTAACCGCACCTTCGACAAGTTCTCCTGCTGGCCTGACACACTGCCCAACAGCACTGCCAGTGTCCCCTGCCCCTGGTTCCTGCCCTGGTACCAGAAAGGTAAAGGCAAGAATGGTGCATGTGTGTACTTGTACTGCTCCAGACGGCTGTGCCAGGGCCAGTGCACAGTGCCCACAGTGGACGTGGGGCTTGGCACACCCCATCCATTGCCCTCCTCCCATTACAGTGAAGCACAGATTTGTCTTCAAAACCTGTGGGCCAGATGGGCAATGGGTGACAGGCCCCCAGGGGCAGTCCCTGCGTGATGCCACACAGTGCAAGCTGGACGCCGAGGACTTGGAGGCACAGGTGGGCTGAGCTGAGGGACAGCTGGTGTGGCAGTGTGACAGGCCCTACCCTGCCTGTCTTGTCCAACCCTGCCCTCAtctgctccttccctttctAGGAAAAATTTGCCACAACCTATGGCAGCTTCAAGGTGATGTACACTGTGGGCTACTCCGTGTCACTCTGTGCGC
This is a stretch of genomic DNA from Pogoniulus pusillus isolate bPogPus1 chromosome 11, bPogPus1.pri, whole genome shotgun sequence. It encodes these proteins:
- the SLC25A10 gene encoding mitochondrial dicarboxylate carrier → MAERRVSRWYFGGLASCGAACCTHPLDLLKVHLQTQQEVKMRMMGMAMRVIRTDGFLALYNGLSASLCRQMTYSLTRFAIYETARDRLGQGTQGPPPFYQKVLLGAVGGFTGGFVGTPADMVNVRMQNDVKQPPALRRNYSHALDGMYRVLREEGLKKLFSGATMASSRGALVTVGQLSCYDQAKQLVLTTGLLSDNIFTHFLASFIAGGCATFLCQPLDVLKTRLMNSQGEYRGVAHCAMETAKLGPLAFYKGFVPAAIRLIPHTVLTFVFLEQLRKYFGIKVVT